The sequence below is a genomic window from Deltaproteobacteria bacterium.
CCGAAGAGGACAAGGCCCGGCCGGTTTAACTGCACGGGCGTTTTTTGCGCAGCCCGAGTTCGATCAGGCGGGACAGAAGTTGCTCGAAGGACAGTCCCACGGCGTGGGCCTCCTGGGGAAGCAAACTGGTGGCGGTCATGCCGGGCAGGGTGTTGACCTCCAAAATGAAGGGCGTGCCATCCTGACGGACCATGAAGTCGGCCCGGCTGTAGTCGGTCAAACCCAGGGCGTCGTGGGCGGCGCGGGCCATACGTTGCAGGGTTCGGGTCAGTTCCCCGGGAATGGGCGCGGGGCAGATTTCTTCCGAGGCTCCGGCCATGTATTTGCTTTCGTAGTCGAAAAACGCGCCATGTTTGGGCTGGATGAGAATTGGCGGCAGGGTTTCGCCTTCGAGCACGCCGCAGGTCAGTTCCTGGCCAGGGATCAACTCCTCGACCACCAAGTCCAGTCCGGCAAGTTCCGGTCTGTCCAGAAACGCTTCCAGATCCGCCTCGGTTTGGATCAGGCCAACGCCGATGCTCGACCCGCCGGTGTTGGGCTTGACGACCAGGGGAAAGGACAGGCGCGGCCGCCAGTTGGCGACATGGCAAGCCGGAACGAATTCCCAGTCCGGCGTGGTCAGTCCGGCCTCCTCGAAGAGTTGTTTGGACACGGCCTTGTTCAGGGCGAGCAGGGAGGCGCTGGACGTGGCCCCCTGGTAGGGCAGGTTGAGCCGTTCCAGGAGGCCTTGCACCAGCCCGTCCTCGCCCGGCGAACCGTGCAGGTTGATGAAGGCGAACTCCTGGTCGTGGGCCGCTGTCGCCAGACCGCGCAGATCCCGGGCCGGGTCGAACACGGTGACATCATGGCCCAGATTGGTCAGGCCGATTTCAATTTGGCGGGCCCCGTTCAGGGCCACTTCACGCTCGGCGGACCAGCCGCCAGCTATCAGTAAAATACGCATGCAGATTTTCTCCGAGAAATGTGCTGAGGATACGCTCCAGCTCCTTGCCCTGGGCGTGGGAGACCGCGATGAGGTCCCGACTGCGCTCGGTGTGGCCGTAGCGGGCATACAGATCGGCGAAGCGCTCGTCCAGGTCAACCAACCGGTCGTGCATGACCCGTTTGTCGGCGTAAATAATGGCCAGGGGCAGAAAAAAGATGTTGGGATCCAGTTCGCCTGGCCAATGAACATGATGGATGACACCCTGGGCAAGCGCGGGATTGCCGGTCAGTTCCATGACCCAGGCCGCGCCGAGCTGGCTGTGGTTGCCGCCGTGCTGGATGGAATAGGTCTTGCCCAGATCGTGCAGCAACCCCGCGGCCCGGACGCTTTGGACAAAGGTCGTGGCATTCGTGCCGGCGCGATTTCGGGCTGTCGCCAGGAGCGCCAGGGCCGTGGCCACGTCGGCCACTTTCTGGCTATGCAGCTTGATGTGATCGAACATGGCATATTTGTCCCACCACATCCGGCATTGCGCGTCCGTGGGGACCGTGCCGCTCGGCGTGACGGCGATGCGTTCCAGGGCGGGGGCGATGGCGAGGGCGGTGTGCGACATGGGCGGGTCCTGAAGCGGGAAAGAGTTCATTGACACGAAACAGGCGGGGATTTAGCAACACCGTTGACAAATTGCAAAGCGGGAGATGTGTCATGT
It includes:
- a CDS encoding D-alanine--D-alanine ligase: MRILLIAGGWSAEREVALNGARQIEIGLTNLGHDVTVFDPARDLRGLATAAHDQEFAFINLHGSPGEDGLVQGLLERLNLPYQGATSSASLLALNKAVSKQLFEEAGLTTPDWEFVPACHVANWRPRLSFPLVVKPNTGGSSIGVGLIQTEADLEAFLDRPELAGLDLVVEELIPGQELTCGVLEGETLPPILIQPKHGAFFDYESKYMAGASEEICPAPIPGELTRTLQRMARAAHDALGLTDYSRADFMVRQDGTPFILEVNTLPGMTATSLLPQEAHAVGLSFEQLLSRLIELGLRKKRPCS
- a CDS encoding HD domain-containing protein — protein: MNSFPLQDPPMSHTALAIAPALERIAVTPSGTVPTDAQCRMWWDKYAMFDHIKLHSQKVADVATALALLATARNRAGTNATTFVQSVRAAGLLHDLGKTYSIQHGGNHSQLGAAWVMELTGNPALAQGVIHHVHWPGELDPNIFFLPLAIIYADKRVMHDRLVDLDERFADLYARYGHTERSRDLIAVSHAQGKELERILSTFLGENLHAYFTDSWRLVRRA